The genomic region tatatatatgtatatatatatgtatatatatgtatatatatatgtatatatatatatatatatatatgtatatatatatgtatatatatatatatatatatatgtatatatatatatatatatatatatatatatatatatatatatatatatatacacatatatatatatgtatatatatgtatatatatgtatatatatatgtatatatatatatatatatatatgtatatatatatgtatatatatatatatatatatatatgtatatatatatatatatatatatatatatatatatatatatatatatatacacatatatatatatatatatatatatatatatacacacatatatatatatatatatacacatatatatatatatatatatatatatatatatatatatatatatatatatatatatatatatatatatatatatatatatatatatatatatatatatatatatatacacacacacacgatgtaAACTTTGTaattgctttggcaatacatttgtaacatatgTCATGCTAataaaagcaattattgaattgtaaaaaaaatgattgattgGCTAAACTAGCTGCAAAATATGCATACACCCCACACACCATAAGAAATGGTTAATGTAAAttcatacatatttaaataatctagactttttatgattattatcgtaattgttataattatgaaatgtattatccgtttttttctttctttttttgccatttatttcttatttactgcatattttattaatttgaactgaattgagagagagagagagattcacaACTTTATTCTAATTTGTTgtctaaatattatttaataatatttttttttgtaaatgtgttcgattaaaaatgttttgaaacaatGCATTTTATAGTTATGGTGTAGTAATACCCCAGTTTCGGCAAACAACTTCCTCTTCAAACTTCTTCATATATAAATGAACAGGTCCTTTACAAGTGTTGCATCAGCTGTCAAGCCCTCAGGCTTTTTCTAAAAGAAATTCAGTGTGTTTTTCTTTGTGCAGGCGTGTTGATCAGTTAAAGTACGATGTGCAGCATCTTCAAACGGCCTTGAGCAACTTCCAGCACAGACGCTACGCTCGCGAGGCTCAGGAAAGAGAACGAGAGGAGCTCTTGAGTCGAAGTTTCACAACAAATGTCAGTATagaccacacacactcattcactcatcaGTCTCCAAACCCACAAAACGGCAAGACTTTGATACTACTGTGTGCTTTAAATGCAGGACGCAGACACCTCCATCCCTATCGATGAGACTCTGCAGTTCAACAGCAGTCTACAGAGCGCTCACAGAGGAATGGATGATATCTTGGGTTCGGGCTCCAGCATCCTGAACGGCCTAAGAGACCAGAGGAGTACACTTAAGGTGTGTGTAAAAGACGCAGAATACAGGGCGGATTTCAGCCTAGAGCAGGAAGgagggggattttttttttttttccatcttctTATCAGGGTGTTTCTAAACATTTCAAATAGTGCTTGACTGATTGTTGATAAAAGTGCTGATGGCTGATATAATAGGCTTTAATGAGAGCCAAAATCACATGTATACAAGATCCGTGAAACCGTATCTATTGTGaataataatagtgaataatTTATGCACTCAATAGTAggtgttaaacattttaaacttgatattttaattgttttaaaagctaatatttttatattattagtgCTCATGTCAATTTTAGTTAACATATTGGTAATTACGTTTTTCATTTCTATTTGttcttggttaaaaaaaaaaattatgataaaaattcCAGACATCTCGTCTGAAGTATACTGTGACTTTTATAATGTCAAGCAACAGAACATACAGAACacttgatgtttttgtttttgtcaaattGGAGAATAGGagaatttgtatttgtattttttttgtagtgcaTATACTAATCTCATAGTGTAcaaatgtcaaaacaaaacaacaaaaagtatTGTAATATGCATGCCAGGCCCATAGGGGGCAGTGCCAATTTGTAAAGAAAGAAACGCATACAGTCTGTAGTTcaccattgttgttttggttatcGAGTAGTTGCACATGATTGAATACAAGCTATgacccaaatggcacactacactatgcacttatacactcaacagcatagtatatgtatgggGCGTCATcacaaatggaacactaatgggtTTTTTTACcgagcggaaattcaaaccgtttccctggtGACATTTGCCGGTtgtcaaattagtgaaataaatgaccaaattatcaataatacctgccatgagtagaacagcattcaccatcgggaggttgTATAATCACTCAAGGAGGAGAATTGTGtttcacaatccaaaattaataaagtaatccgACATGTGTGCCCAATAGCTCCACCTCTTCCGTAAGCAAAGCTGCTGTCGttaagtgtgtgaagtgtccatcaatccacacttctttttaacggttgaataagtgcatcatccgggtatttaaagtgcacttattatatGAGTTttgagtgtgaatgcactacCTGCCAAAGTGgcacagaatagtgcataagGATGTGTTTTGGGATGCACCCATAGAAGGTATGCAGATAAGAAGGTATAGAAGGTATATTAGCATTTTCCTTACACGGAGTTGAAAATTGTAGAATTCTCAAAAACTTAACTTTGAAAACTGCTTTCAAAAGATAGAATTAAGTCTGCCAAAAACATTGATGATATGTAAATGAATGGGCAAAACGCTTTCAAAAATAGCTAAATCAGTGGCTCTACATACATTGACAAAATAGACTAGTGTCAGTTTCACTTTTCTTTAATTGTCTTACGTTGGCATTGTGAGCATATTATTTAAAACCTATTTGTATACTTTTTTtggtcaaacatttttttttttcttaataccTCAAAGCATGCCATCGTCTGCATCCCCCTTAACTATGGTGGGTCGTGGAAAAGAGTTGAGCTGAAAAATCTTCAGAAATCGCTCTGAAACAATTCTGAGAAAGTGCTCTATTCATTCTCTTTTGGATCACTTTgcttttaacagtagatggcgctttaTGCTTTACAAAGAGCCCTATTCTGCTCCTCTTACaccacttgaacctaaaataataataaagttttaataaagtgaGGAAAGAACTGTTTTAAGTGAATTATAAGAATGTTCATAGTGAAGCctcggtcacactggactttgctccccatagacttccattcatacgcacacgaatgcgtcagaccggaaatgcaataTTGTACGGCAAGTTTCACAGTTTGCTGCGTTGGAAAgctcaagcttggtaaactccgacctgcgaaattgcatcacatgattgcattAGACcagtcgaagatcaaaacatgacctctctggacagaagtttaaaacatggaccaaaatTAAGCTCAATTAATTTGAGAGAATAGGGATGCATTTTTGAAAAATCTATTTCTCAAATCTCTTTAGTGTGGACCCCTAGTTGGAACCCACTAATTGTAAGcatttttatatcaaattattaGTGTAAGATTTTATACATCTTTATTTGACCTCAAAGTATATCAGCTTCTCTGCACTGGGACCCCAGGTTGAATGGACTGGTGTAAATAATGATTATTTCAATGAATGTGAACCTATTAGTAGACCCACACTGAATCTGCGCATGtaaaaatccacagatttttagacAATCgagtatatttatttacttaataaactTACTTAATACGTAATTTACTTAATACGTAAatgtgtaaatttaaatttattcagtttttaacttcatttcagtaatattactgactaatattaaaatgttcatttgattcatttacaatacgGTTTAAGTAAAATTTtctcttttagtagagatattatatgagaaatATGCAAATGCTTTGcttaccaaataagtgaatctaatatgattagcattgtaaacattaaataaaagttaaaaagctattttttttatctcatatattaaggttttagttacaaTATTCCCAAAACAATTCCGccaaaatccacagattttttatttattaatttttttacaaacttcttcgcagaaatagcaaaaaatgtccacatattCTGTCTGACCCTACCTATTAGTCAGTTATCAATAACTGCAGTGGTCTAAGGTCATGCCTGCACATTTAGACACTGACTGTGTGTTTCCAGGGAGGAGTGTGAGCTCTTCCTGAAGCTCCTCTGATTATGGCAGAGCGTGAGAGACTTTTGGGGAAATGGGGATGATATTTACCTCAGATATTCCTGTCAATGAATCCATTCCTCACGGTCATTGAAAATATTGTAACCTCTCACACTTTCTCTTTTTTAGGGCACACATAAAAAGATGTTGGATGTGGCGAACATGTTGGGTTTGTCGAACACGGTCATGCGTTTGATTGAGAAGCGAGCGTCACAGGACAAATTCATCATGATGGCTGGAATGCTGGCTACCTGCGTGGTCATGTTTCTGGTGGTTAAATACCTTAGCTGAACTTTTCCAGTTTTCTCGGATTCTGTTTCTTGATGGCGTCTGCGGCTCATTCCGGTTTTCGTGGCACGTGCGTCacatctgtgaaaaaaaaaaaagtgtacaggTTGAAGGAAATCACACAACTGCCTATTGCACTGCCAGATTCATCTCCACAAATCTTTAGCATCTGTCTTTAAAAGATGTCGAATCCTTTCATAACTTTCCTTTAAGCTCTCGGATTCTCAGATTTGTTTGACCGCTATCTATCTTGGAGTCTTCGCTAATCTAAAAATATCAGCCTAGCCGTTCAGTGTGGCTGTTGCTCGAAAAACAGCAGCGCTAATAGTCATTATAAATATGATATTAAAAGACAATGGTTAGACTAGAACAGGAGTGCTCAACCCTGCTCTTAGAGATCAACCTTTCTGTTCAGCTTCAACCCTGATCAAGCACACCTGagccaattaattaggacctgaacagcacttaataattacaggcaggtgtgtttatatatgggttgcaactgaaaccGGCAGAAaagtagatctccaggagcagggttaAGCACCCCTGAACTAGAGTTGTGGTTTGTCATTTGGCTCTACATCGCCACCTTCTGGACAGCAAAAAATGTTTGACAGTTTTTTTGTACTGTTCATGACTCTTCTAAGCTGTACATAAAGATTTCTTGAAAATGCTGTGCAATAAaagtcaaacaaacacacacacacacatatatatccaGCTGCCCTCAAATGTCAAACTTACTTGTTTAATGCTGTTGAATTGAAAGTGTGTTTGGCTGCATCTAAGCAGGAGCCACAGCCTCTGGCAAACAGGAAATGAGACGTCTTATTGAACATCTGCTGCATGGATCTTGACGCTCTGTGCGCACATTCACACATGCTCAGGACACCAGAAGCCCCTGCAGTGTCCTCCTGTTTCAGTCATACATCATGCCTGTGTttaaaaatcatgtgatttttattattattattgaggtgATAGAGGGGATATGACAATATTTACTAAAACCGCTTGTACACACAACGAACTTATAACAAACTGAATGCTAACgttcagcatttaaaaaaatattagaaaatcaTGCGCTGGTGATGGGATAGTTGGGCAATAGATAGCGTAAAGGACTAgtacaaactcggtcctggaaggctGGTGTTCTACactgtttagctccaacttcctgtaacacacctgcctgaagtttatagtagtagtatacctagaaagagcttgattagctggttcaggtgtgtttaattggggttggaactaaaatatgcaagacaccgaccctccagaaccgagtttggcGACCCCTGGGCTTGTACATCATTTTCTCACCTTCCACTTttcacaaatgtttcattttatttcttgttgaacacaaatataGTATTTTGATAAATGTAGGAAAACGGAAGCTATCAAGATCCATGATAGGTTAAAAAGAACACTACATTGACAGCTACtgaatttgaacattcttcaaaatatcttttgtgttaaattaagaaaaaatagGAAACATTAAAAATGAGTACACATCAGTcccttttattttttagttttgtagCCAATAGTGTTCATTTGGTTTGGCTCATACAGTGcttagatttgtgaggggtgtactcatatattcTATCATttagattcatatttttaataggaagctatacaatattatattatatatatatatatataattttatctttcaatttctaaagatgtttagtgactaaaatattattttagttaaatacattgcctatattcactgagaaatggagaaaaatatttattttcaaaatggggtgtattcaattatgctgagcactgtagttaCTTGGTAGCCAAAGACTGATAGCCAACATGTAAATAGACGAAGCAGTTTGTTGAACAGTAACTTGGACAGTCTTTGCAGATAATCCTGAATCTGtaaattttatcttattttgtaatataatactAAATTGCAAACTAAAAGTGTTGCATATCAATTAGAATGTACACCCATTAGAAAGTGGACCAAGGTTtctaactttttaacaaaaacttcatcacaagacatatatatatttttttctttttttttttgtttacattataaACATTTCCCAGTTGCGTTTTTTTCCCTCTGTGTTGAGCGATAAATCTCCACTGCAGCATGTAAACCAAACCTTACAGTTGCAGTAATACCTGTTTTGATATTAAGGTTTTGATGGAGGGGATAAGCTCATGCATGTTGACTCTATATTCTTTCCTGtctctttgctttttttttctaaattatgaattataaaaatGATACCTGATATTCTAACAAGCTTAAAAACCTTACCTGATCTCAAAATGTCAGATTTGTATATAAATTAGCACCTGTTTAATTAAACAAGGACTCAAATATTTACACAACATTTTAGAATaggaataatacaaaaaaaaaaaaagattcttaaTGTGATGTAAGCCATGCAAGTATGATGATGCTTTTATTTTCGTATATTTTCGTAACTTTAATAGTTCCATTGTGGGGCTGAAATTACAGACATAATTCTCAGACTTGAGTGAAATATCCCGTTAAGCTTTGAAAAACCATTTTAGTTCTACGATTCCTGGTGAAAAACCTTTCAATATGACCCTCCGCCATTGAACTGATTGAAGTACCAACAGTGCCATCTTGTGTTTGAATACAATACAGCTGTGCAACTGAATAAATTCCGAGTTGCTATGAATGGAAGGCTATTACGAATATAGTGTTTAAGCACAGATGACCTTGCAATACATctcatattaaataaaatcaagcGTGTACACCAGAATTACAAGTCAAAGTTTTATTTGCTGATGCATCAAGGAGGAATTAAAAAAAGCTCATGTCACTGCTGCCATTTACAGTACAACGTCACCAAAAGTTCTGCCACATTCTGTGGTTTCTCCACATTCCATAGACACTCAAGTCCACTAAAGTACCAACCCTGATCATTTTTACATATGCTTCCCCTCCCCCctcttcattatttttattagcatgtgttacaaacctttattttacatagtTTCACTACGttacatgtatttacatttaactAATTGTACAGAAAGAAAACATtatcccaaaaaataaaaataatttaaaatcaaataGAAAACAAATTATTGCAGAATTCTACAATCATACAGTTGTTACAAGATGCAAAAACAGCATCtcactgtacatttatttttcagtgcAAGATTTCACAATTTCAAAAACAAGGGATGGGAATTTTCAAATCCCAAAATGTAACTTATGCAGTTTTGACAGCCTGTGACATAATAAAAATGTGACATCAATATGCGATGTCTCTTCCATTTACTATTTTCAGATCATTTATACTATTTTACAACCAACCAGCAAAAATAGCTTAACACAGTTGAGTGCTGAGTATGGCTTTTATTATAATAATCTTGTTCGTTTTTGTTACCTTTTGCTCAGAGTATGATACGATGACTTCTGAGAAATAGAATGAGCTGAAATGACCAAATATTAGGATAATCCTTCAGCAAACCATAAGTCAGTTTATCATAACCTGGTTCTTGAATAACAGGCTTGAGTATCTTTGCATATTCATACAATGAGTTATTTCATAAACCTTACAACTTTCACAAAGGCTTGATACACAGAAAAACAAAGTCTCCAAAAATGACTTTTCATATCAACTGTATCCAACCACACCAAAAGCCCACAACAAAGATCCCGAATATGGCTTCAGTCCGAGAGCTTCTGGATATAAGAAGCACAtcagacaaataataataatagttataatgaCAAActatagaaaaaacaaaacaatataccaGTGGTTCTCTACTTGTAGGATCTAAGTCTTGGCCTACAAATCAACTCTTGAAGCCCATACGCctttgtgtgaatatatataaacaatgttaCATACCCCAACCAAACTCCTGGCCATATAATTTCATTACATTACAATCTCAAAAGACAGTCAAGATTATACTCTGTCTTCAGTTAAAACAATCCTGAACAGTCCTGTTTAGGCCACCCTAAGGTAGAGGTTGATCAGAACAGTCACTGTGGATCACCAGACTGGGCCACCCAGTAGCTAAATACCTTCAGCCTTCCCTACTTTGACAAAAGCTGGATGTTCAGGAGCCATGATTTGGAGGGTGCTGAAGGTCTTGCCCTGAGAAGATAGGATGAAGAAGAGGATGTAGCTGTAGAGCTGCAGCTGCTGCAGCACTGGCTGGCCGGGGGGCAAAAAGGGTTGGGTAGAGAGCAGCATGGGGGACGTGATGTAGAGCAAGAGGGGTGTGATGAAGCGCAGAGGCTGGTATAATATGTATGGGTTGGCCTGAAAGGAAGGCAGTGGGGTGGGCTTGAATCAGGCCAGCGTGTCCTAAAGAGTGACCAAGTGAATGTCCCAAAGAATGGCCCAATGGTGACAAGGAGATAGGGGTTAGGTGATGTTGAGGTATGTGGTGCACCTGGGCTAGCTGGGCATGGGCAGGGTGTGGATGATGTGCAGTATGAGGATGCATGCCCATGGCTGTAGCAGCAGCATGGTGCTGTAAGATAGCGTGCTGCACTGTTGTAATAGAGGTAGCAGAAGCTGCAGAAACAGTGGGTTGCTGGATGTGAATTTGCTGCAGTGCAGTTGGTGGTGGTGGCGGGGCAGGGGCAAGATTAGCTGCTGCTGCCAAGTTAGCTGCTGCGGCTGCAGCTGCAGCTGAGGGGAAGCTCTTCACCTGCTTGGCCAACAGTTGCTGTTGAATGTGCTGTTGGGCTGCTTGCTGCAACTTGCTGTACTTCTCCATTTCCTCTGGAGTGAAGGTAATTGGTTGACTTTCTAAAGGTGCAAGACCATCCTCTTCAGCTTCCATGCCCATGTCCCCATCCTCCATAGTGGCAGGGTAACCAGGGTAGGCATGCATATTAGGTTGTTGACCTATATCAGGCCCCATTAGATGCCCGTCTAACATGTGATTATTGGGGTCTTGTCTCTCACCTTGGTATTGTGACATCATCATTGCTGGATCCTGCTCATAGTGTGGTTGAGACTCATGAAGAACTGGAGGGTCTGAGGATTGATGTCTGGTCTCCTCGAGCACTGTTGCACTTGGTACAGCCTCCTCCAGTTGCTGCTTTTGTTGTTGAACTGCTGgttgaggtggaggaggagggggcGGAAATTCACGAATAGGTTCTACCAGGATAACTTCATTACTATCAGAAATTTTGCTCTGCTCCGACTTCACACCATCAGTTGAACGTGTAAAAGAAAGTAATGGGGGCTTTTTTCCTGCTTGAAGCTTGCCAAAAAGGGGTAACATACTTTTGTTTCCAAGGGCAGGGGGGAGTTTGGGGCCAAAGTATCCCTGTGGAGGATCCTTGATCTTGATGCCTGTCTTAGTGCCTGCACCAGATTCATCCCCTCCTTTTCTAGATTGGATTCGCTCCAGGAGTTGTCGGGCTGTGAATGAATTTCGATGTTCTGCAGCACCTCCTCCCTCCTTTGAAGAAGCTCCTCCACCCCCTCTTGTTCCTTGTGTTGATGAAGAGTTGCTGTTTCGATTTTGTGTGCGGGAAGAGGATCTTGGAGACTGAGATCGGTAAATTCGTGACCGATTGAAATCCCGCCGCCGTGTTGAGCTGTCAGATCGTCGGCTGTGACCATGCCGATGTGGAGAGCCCTTGGTAGAGCTAGATGAACGACTAGCAGAGCTACGGCTGCGACTGTAGCTACTGCGTCTGTAAGAACGAGCACTGCTACTCCAACTACTACGACTGGAGCTGCGACTACTGCTCCTTTGGTGTCTCCGTTGATGGCGTTTTCTGCGGCTTCGAGAGCGTGATCGTGAACGTGAGTCCTCTTCTGAAGAAGATGAGTAACGTCGCCTGTGAGATCGGCCACCATCACGCCTGTCATAGTCTGAGTCTGAGGAAGGCCTTCTTGATCTGTGGTGACGTCGTCCTTCACTGTAGTCACTGTAACTGTCTGTGTAGCTATGGCTACGACGACTGTAAGCACTGCTCCCTGCAGAAGAACGCTCAGAGCTAGTGGAGTAAGATCGGCTGTGTGACTTTTGACCTCTGTGGCGTCTATGGTTGTGGTCTCCTCGATGGGATGACCTACTACGTGAACGTCCAGAATCATCACTGCGGTGTCTGCGCTGCTCACGTGTCGGTGTGGAGCGACGCTGAGGTGGTCGAGAACGTTGAGAGGATGATCCTCCATCCTCCTCACTGTCACTACTCGGAGGTTGACCTCCCCCTAAGCTCTTTTGGGCTGAAGCAGAGCATGAGGCAGCAGGTGTGTTGGTGTCAGATTTAAGACGCTTAGTACCATTGTGCTCCTCTGTAGAGCTGGGCTTTCCTGCACTGCTTTGCTCAGCTCCAGACATTTTGTGGGACCGTTTTCTCTTTCCTCCCTCATTGGTTGCGCCTACTCCAGATGACTGAGCAGTGGCTACTCCATCTTTGTCATCCTTGGCTTTCTCTTTGTCCTTATTTCCCTCTTCCTCTGGTACAACTTCTTCAGCGTCACGtggtttatttttgcttttctttcttttatgcttcttcttttttttggttTTTCCACCTGGTGTCTCATTCACTAACTCACCCTCCATTGCTGCTTTCTCTTTGCGTTTAGAATGCTTGCCTGACTTTTTgtgtttcttctttttctttttcttagacCCTGCAGTCACATCTTCATTACCTGGTAATTTCTGCTCATTGTTCTCGTTCTCAGCACCGTCAACTTTCAATGATGATTGTTCTTTTTGAGACGTACTGGGTCCTTCAACTGTTTTAGTAGTACAAGCCTCACCACTAGTGTCAGGAGTGCTGTCTGTTTTTTCAGGCTTAGGCACCTCTTGTTCTTCAGTGCTAACTGGCTTGACAGGTTTGCTATTTTTGCCTGCCCAATTGCCTTTGTTTCTTGAAAGCTTAAAGTCAAAGTAAAGAGGATTACAGCTGTAGGAAAGAGATGGCTGGGCCTTAGTAAACTCCAACAACTCAGAAGGCCATTGCAAGGTAGTGCTTTCATCTTTACTTAACACAGGGAAAAAGGGCCCAGTTGGCATGCGGGGACCTGTATCTGGAGGTTGGGACATCACTTGCTTGCTGTCAGTTGGTTGGGGCAAGCTTTCCACTTCTGTAGTATCATCATGTCCTGTAGACATAGTACCAGATTCTTCATCTGCCTTTTCTTTAGCTGATGCAGGAGAGGGATTAGTGTTTTGAACCTGTGTAGGTTCATTCTCAGTATCTTTTTCAGGTATGTCAATGTTTACTTCAATATGTTTTTGCTCTCCATCATTGCCTACTTCTGCCTTCTCATCTTTTACTCCATCCTCCTTCTCATCACACTGGTCAGAAGCCTTCATAAAAAGCAGAAACTGAAAATGAGGCTTGACTCGACAATGTACAGGTGGTACATAATGATAATACTGTGGCTCTTGTCCAGAGTAACCTTCTTCCtttttcatcatcatctttaGCTTGTTTAAAGTAGAGGCCAGGGTCCCTCCATCATCTGGTTGTGACTGCTCTTCATCACCCTCACCACCACCCCCACACCCACTCCCACTCCCCCCTCCATCACTGCCAATGTCAACTGCCTGTGGGATATCATTGATAGATGCCATTCCTACATCCTCTCCTCCAGTATTTTCTCCTCCCTCTTCCTGTCCTTCTTCACCTTCTACTGTCTCTTCGGCATGGTCTGCAAAGACAGCTGCAGCCGTTTCAAGTTTTACTGGGGTTTTTTTAGCAAAAGAGAATGAGACACTGACTTTGGGAGCTTGTGAGCCTCCAGAGGGAGTTGGAGAAGAGCTAGTTTTATTAAAACCAAAGCTAATGGTAGGGCCTAATTTAGGGGAACCTTGACCACCAACACCACACGCTGGCTTTTCTTCAAAAGAATCTGTGCTGGTATCCACTGTCATAGGTACACCATCCATTGAGTCTTCACCCTTTTCTCCATCTACTGCCACTGTGGTGGTTTTAAACATGGGACCACTGCCAGGAacactgcaaaataaaaataaaaacaaaatgagacCCTGTGTTACAATTAATGATGCTTGCAGGGAAAACATAAGAAGTCTCAGCATTGTACTTACTGGTCTTGTTGTTTCCTCTGTTCAGCCAATTCATGAAGGCGCCGTAGCATCTTCTCCTGTTTCTTACCATCCTTTCTAGAACGGGAAGACACATTTCGTGCAAACTCTCTCTGTTTTAGCTCCTTCAGTCTCTGTAGAATTAGACAAAGAATATGAACTTAATGACATCATAAGCAATATCATCACATAAATtatctttgtgtttaaaaaaaatacatattgtttATGAATGTTGTTCAGTGGCACTCCTCCTATGTGAACCTTTCATACCTGCTTGTGTGCATGATCATAGGAGTTGATGTGATTGTCAAACTCCTGATGCTTCTGGTATTGCTTATCACACAGTTCACAGTAGAAGTTGGCCCTTAGGTCCTCTAAAGCTTTGGCAATAGCTTTTTCTTTCTCTGCAAAATCCTGCAAAATGGAACAACAAATATCGAAgcattaatgattaataaagatGGGTATAGAAACTATACATATAGGATGGTTTGCCAAGAAAGTGATTAGGTTTGTGTAAAGGAGATTTAAGAAATGCATATTAACATGCTTAAGTAGTTAGTCTGCAGTGGAACAAGCGAAGCTTTATATATGTGTCCAAGGGTAGTGACAAATCGATCTCAAACATTAACAGAATTTTAACTAGATAAGACTCTACAACAAAAGGCAAGAGTAAGACTGGAAAGAAAGAGAAATTATGTACAGAGAATTGAGAACAAATATTTAGGCAATGAACATTGTTGCTATAATCGGTTCTCACCTTGTATTTTTGACGCAGTTCCTCAGTGTCTTCTTTTTCCACTTCCAACACTCGACGCTTCTCTGTGGCATCTTCTGCATAGTCCAGCTGGGCACA from Danio aesculapii chromosome 3, fDanAes4.1, whole genome shotgun sequence harbors:
- the gpatch8 gene encoding G patch domain-containing protein 8 isoform X2; translated protein: MQGRTDPVPIVLKYDVMGMGRMEMELDYAEDATEKRRVLEVEKEDTEELRQKYKDFAEKEKAIAKALEDLRANFYCELCDKQYQKHQEFDNHINSYDHAHKQRLKELKQREFARNVSSRSRKDGKKQEKMLRRLHELAEQRKQQDHVPGSGPMFKTTTVAVDGEKGEDSMDGVPMTVDTSTDSFEEKPACGVGGQGSPKLGPTISFGFNKTSSSPTPSGGSQAPKVSVSFSFAKKTPVKLETAAAVFADHAEETVEGEEGQEEGGENTGGEDVGMASINDIPQAVDIGSDGGGSGSGCGGGGEGDEEQSQPDDGGTLASTLNKLKMMMKKEEGYSGQEPQYYHYVPPVHCRVKPHFQFLLFMKASDQCDEKEDGVKDEKAEVGNDGEQKHIEVNIDIPEKDTENEPTQVQNTNPSPASAKEKADEESGTMSTGHDDTTEVESLPQPTDSKQVMSQPPDTGPRMPTGPFFPVLSKDESTTLQWPSELLEFTKAQPSLSYSCNPLYFDFKLSRNKGNWAGKNSKPVKPVSTEEQEVPKPEKTDSTPDTSGEACTTKTVEGPSTSQKEQSSLKVDGAENENNEQKLPGNEDVTAGSKKKKKKKHKKSGKHSKRKEKAAMEGELVNETPGGKTKKKKKHKRKKSKNKPRDAEEVVPEEEGNKDKEKAKDDKDGVATAQSSGVGATNEGGKRKRSHKMSGAEQSSAGKPSSTEEHNGTKRLKSDTNTPAASCSASAQKSLGGGQPPSSDSEEDGGSSSQRSRPPQRRSTPTREQRRHRSDDSGRSRSRSSHRGDHNHRRHRGQKSHSRSYSTSSERSSAGSSAYSRRSHSYTDSYSDYSEGRRHHRSRRPSSDSDYDRRDGGRSHRRRYSSSSEEDSRSRSRSRSRRKRHQRRHQRSSSRSSSRSSWSSSARSYRRSSYSRSRSSASRSSSSTKGSPHRHGHSRRSDSSTRRRDFNRSRIYRSQSPRSSSRTQNRNSNSSSTQGTRGGGGASSKEGGGAAEHRNSFTARQLLERIQSRKGGDESGAGTKTGIKIKDPPQGYFGPKLPPALGNKSMLPLFGKLQAGKKPPLLSFTRSTDGVKSEQSKISDSNEVILVEPIREFPPPPPPPQPAVQQQKQQLEEAVPSATVLEETRHQSSDPPVLHESQPHYEQDPAMMMSQYQGERQDPNNHMLDGHLMGPDIGQQPNMHAYPGYPATMEDGDMGMEAEEDGLAPLESQPITFTPEEMEKYSKLQQAAQQHIQQQLLAKQVKSFPSAAAAAAAANLAAAANLAPAPPPPPTALQQIHIQQPTVSAASATSITTVQHAILQHHAAATAMGMHPHTAHHPHPAHAQLAQVHHIPQHHLTPISLSPLGHSLGHSLGHSLGHAGLIQAHPTAFLSGQPIHIIPASALHHTPLALHHVPHAALYPTLFAPRPASAAAAAALQLHPLLHPIFSGQDLQHPPNHGS